atataaaaaaacggagggaataCTAAATtctgcaaaaacaaaaatatttgtaagaagGATATGGGCAGAAAAACTAGAAAATGGTAACGATTTAAGAGCTTAAAAcccaaagaaaaataaacactGGACCAACTGTCCCATTAAGAACACGATGATTTGATATATGAATATATCCACTACATGAAATGCCGATGAGAAGGATAACATTATGGGTCCTAATTGGTCGATAAACATAGacaacattattattattattaggtggaaaatataactataaatctatatatacaGATTCTTTGAGtgcatatatatttgtcaaatTAAATTTGCAATTTCATTTAAATTCACCTCTAATGCAATTATGCAAATGAATTCGAATCTTAAGTTTGTACGTTTTTTCCGTCCAAAGTTTCACTACATTACCACCCTGAGTGATAATAGGATTAATGTAAAGTATTTATCGTCGAACACAGATTAGTAGTTATccatatttaattatttgtttccAGCATTTTTAGTGGCTAATTGCTGCTGTTATCAGATCGTCAATCAAGCCATAAATAACGCACGAACATTTCAATAAGTCTGTGGTTAACATTCCATATACCAGCCATTAATTTGATTAAATCTTATAGATAACAGCAAACTAATAAAACCTACAACTCGTAAAGCGAGAACCACGACTGTGTTTTTTGGTCAACTAAAAAACAATGTTAAAAGTTTTCGATTTGTGTAACTAAAACACAATTgaatattcccaaaaaaaatataaagagacTGAAACCTCCATGTCAGACAGATGCTTTCCACAAATAAATTCCAGCTTACGTCATCTTCTACTTTAAGGAAGAGAGATAAAGTGTCTAGGGGAGAAGAACCAGCTATgactgtagagagagagagaagcaaagTATTCTAAAATTACAGGCGTTCCAGAATCAGCAACTTGCTTATCACACTGTCACCCCAAAAAGAGaagacaaaattaaattttaaaagctGAGTCCtatttaaacattattattgCTTAAAAAAATATCTGTAAATTCACTGAACCTTCCTCTCTTTCCTGTTTCTTCTCTGATTCTACAGTCCAACAccaactatttatttatttttatttgctacTTGTGTTCTTCATTTTTATATCCTTTACCAGTTTCTCATAATCAAACCACACCCACTTTACAAATAAAGGTTTCTCTAACCTTTAAGCTTAAGCCCAGTTTTAAGTTTCTAGCGTTAAaccttcatcatcttcttcttcttcgctgaAGTAATCTGGCTAGTTCCACCATTGGAGTTCTTCAAGAAAGCTACATTGTAAACATTTTAGATGCATGATTCGTGAAATCCCCAGTCTACAAAACGACAACGTAAGCATTCAAGACCATACTTCGAGCAACATCAAGAACAGAAACACCATGGACATGAGAAGAGATAACCGACAAGACATGACCTTTCGGGGACCAACTCAAGATCAGATGATGAGTAAGCAAGAATATTTACAGACATTGTCGTCTCAGAACAGTACGAGGAGGCTAATAACTAAATCGAGTTACTTCAGTTTGGAGTCAATGGTTGTCCTTGTTGGTCTCACAGCATCGCTCTTGTTCCTTCCGTTGATTCTTCCACCGTTGCCTCCTCCTCCCTTCATGCTGCTTCTGGTTCCTATTGGGATTATGGTTT
The window above is part of the Brassica napus cultivar Da-Ae chromosome C3, Da-Ae, whole genome shotgun sequence genome. Proteins encoded here:
- the LOC125584336 gene encoding ARGOS-like protein, with the translated sequence MIREIPSLQNDNVSIQDHTSSNIKNRNTMDMRRDNRQDMTFRGPTQDQMMSKQEYLQTLSSQNSTRRLITKSSYFSLESMVVLVGLTASLLFLPLILPPLPPPPFMLLLVPIGIMVLLMVLALMPSSNAKHVTGTYM